The region CCAAATGGCATTTTGTTCGAAATTGCCACCGATGGGCCAGGCTTTGCGGTTGATGAAGACCCCGCGACGCTGGGAGAATCGGTTGTATTGCCGCCATTCCTTGAGCCACGCCGAGCGGCCATCGTCGCCAACCTCAAACCGCTGGTTTAATTCAAAACTTAAGAGCGCTTACTCTAATGGTAAGCGCTCTTAATTAAGTTGCCAAATTCCCCAATCGGACTAAAATAACACATCTGTTCGTTTAGTCCTGTGAGGTTGAATTTCATGGTACGCCCACGCCGCAAACGCTATCAAGGCATCACGTCACCGCAACATTGCCCCCCAACCGAGCTAAAAACTGTCAGCGACCTCAGCTTGAGCGATAACAGCAACTACGCTCAATTGATTATTCAGCAGCTTAATTTCAATCAACAACGTGCCAAAGATATTTTTATGGAGCAATCACTGGTACGCCAATGTCAATTCAATCAAGTGGTGCTCCAACAATCGCAACTTGTCGATAGCAGCTTTGAGCAGTGCGATCTGAGCCACGCCAATTGGGAGAAAAGCCACCTAGAGCGGCTAGAATGGCGCAATTCGCGTTTAGGGGGCATGAAATTTGTCGAGGCTCAAGCCGAACATTTAGTATTCAGCACTTGTCAACTTGATTATAGCGTGTGGTGGTCAGCGCGACTTGAGCATGTCCGCTTCGAAGATTGCCGTATGCTTGAAATGAGCTTTGAAGGAGCTAAACTCAGCGATGTTTGTTTTCGCAACTGCGACCTGAGT is a window of Herpetosiphon gulosus DNA encoding:
- a CDS encoding pentapeptide repeat-containing protein, producing MVRPRRKRYQGITSPQHCPPTELKTVSDLSLSDNSNYAQLIIQQLNFNQQRAKDIFMEQSLVRQCQFNQVVLQQSQLVDSSFEQCDLSHANWEKSHLERLEWRNSRLGGMKFVEAQAEHLVFSTCQLDYSVWWSARLEHVRFEDCRMLEMSFEGAKLSDVCFRNCDLSRANFRQASLSNVDIRGSQIGGMQIEPKQLQGLIIEPRQALEIAQSLGLTIRELAIEED